The Elusimicrobiota bacterium sequence CCTCCAGGTGCACTCCACCCACGCCGGCCCTGATGAGCTCGCGGGCCAAAGTGAAGGTCTGGGTCGGCCCGCCGAAGCCGGCCTCTATGTCGGCGAATATCGGAGGAACGTTCAAGACTTCTCCTCCATTGTCGTAGAAATGTCGGTCGCGGGTGCCCTCGATGCCGCGCAAAAGCTCCCGGGCCAGCTCCACCATGGAATGGGAGGGGTAGATCCCGATGTCGGGATACATGCTGTGGGCCACGGCGAGCTGCCAGCCGCTCGCGTAAATCGCCTCGAAGCCGAGGTCGGTCAAAAGCGAGGCTGTCATGGCGTCGTAGGCCCCGGCCGTGTGCAGGAAGGACTTCTCCGGCTGGGTCCGGCGCAGGGCGAATTTCTCCTTGAGAAGGCTCCTCAGCTTGTCGGCGGGGTGGATCTGCTCCAGAGGCGCGTACATCTTTAAGAATTCGGCGACGGGGTAGCTCCAGGCCTTGACCCCCTCGGGCAGCGCGGGGTTGATGGTTTCTTTGATCATGGTTAGGCTCCAATGGCTTGCGCGTCTATATTTCTCCGCCGTCCCGGGATCCGGGCTCTCCAGCTCCTGCAAGATCTTGGCGAGCTCCCCCTCGAACCACTCGGCCACCAGCCCCTCGGTGACTGCCGTCCCCTCGACGGTCTTGACCCCATGTCGGATGCGCTGGGCGACCATGAGGCGGTAGATCCGGTCCGTGGCCAGGTCCTCCATGAAGTTACCGATGAGGCGCCCCTCTCGGTCGTAGCCCTTGATCATCCGGGCCCCGAGCCCTGAAAGCACGCCGAAGCGATACTCGATCATGGTGCGGATGGCGTCCTTGGTCCCGGACGCCGTGACCGCCCCCGCTCCCGCCGGGCTGGGGGCCAGATCCGGACGGCGCGGGGCCTCGGGATGGGTCACGGAAAGCTGGTTCGGGGCCGGAAACTGGGAAATCGCGCTTTCGTGCTGGTCCGGGTGCCCGGTCCAGGCCCCATCGAAGCCCAGGGCCGCCTCGTTCTTCTTGTCGGCGCGCAGCCGCTCCTCGGCCCGGCGATTGATCTCAGGGTTCTGGCGGTCCGGGAAAAGCGCCGTCATCCCTCCTATGGCCAGGGCCCCGCGCCGGTGGCATGCGTCCACCAGTCGCACGCGGATATTCTGGAAGAAGGGGATGTCGTGGGGGATCGTGTTGCGGTCCGGAAGGATCCAGGCAGGGTCGGCCAGCTTGAATTGGAGGAGGCTCGCCATGTAATCCCAGCGCCCCAGGTTGAGCCCAATGACGTGCCGCCGCGCGGCGTAAAGGATCTCCTCCACCTGATAGGCGGCGGGCAGGGACTCGATCAGGAACATGATCTTGGTCGTCCCCTCCGGCACAGAGATCTCTGCCTCCATGGCGGCCAACACGTCGCTGTACCAGGCCGCCTCCTCGAAGGACTCGACCTTGGGGATGTAAAAGCAGAGCTTGGCCTGCAGCTCCGGCTTTTTCGCGGCGGCCCGGCGCTCCTCGGCGGTCGCGAAAAACACCGAGGCCAAGTCGAAAAGCGAGGCGCTGGCGCGCTCGCCCCCCAATGCGTTGGCCTCGTCCAAGTGCAGGCCGCGAGGGCGGTAATACATGACCTGGGAGCTGGGCCTGGCGCGCGCGGTCTTCCCCGTCGCCGGATCGGAGTAGGACAGCGTTGCCTTGATGGCCGCTATAGTGTTCTCTTGCGCGGCCCTGACGTGAGCCCAATCCGTGGTGATGGAGTCCTCTCCGTCGGGCATGCAGCCCGGGTCAGGGGAATTGCGCATGGCTACGAGAATCTTGGCGTTGTCGGCCGGGCCCGTGATTTGGTTGCGCTGGTCCTTGGCCCAGCCCGGCAAAGCGAGGCGCCAAGATCCGGTCGTGGCGGGAGAGTCCGGCAGATAGCCGGGCAAACGGTCCTCGTGGGCCGCGAACAGGGCCTTTCTCCTCGAATCGAGAAGCTCCTGGCGCCGGGCCTCGAAGGCCTTGTGCAAAGGCGGAAAAAAATCAAGCGCGCTCATTAGCCTTGAATTCTATGTAAGTCCGGTGGCAGACTGCAACTTTTGCTAAAATGGAAATATGAATCCCAGATCCATTGACAGCTTCCAGACTCGGACCTCGCTCAAGGTCGGCTCAAGGGAGTACCGAATTTTCAGCCTGGCGGCCCTGGAGAAAAAGGGCTTGAACCTCTCGCGCCTTCCCATCTCGCTGCGCATTTTCGTGGAAAACCTCCTGCGCCACGAGGACGGCGTCACGGTCAGCAAGGACGACATCGCGGCCGTGGCCCGGGCCGCGGGCAAGGAACCCGAGGAGCGCGAGGTCTTCTTCATGCCCGCCCGGGTGCTCATGCAGGACTTCACCGGAGTCCCGGCGGTGGTGGACCTGGCGGCCATGCGCCAGGCCATGAAAAGAATGGGAGGCTCTCCGGATCGGATCAACCCCCTCCAGCCCGTGGACCTCGTGATCGACCATTCCGTGCAGGTGGATTCCTTCGGCACGCCAGGCGCCTTCGCCGAGAATTCTGCCATCGAATTTAAGCGCAACAAGGAACGCTACGCCTTCCTTAAGTGGGGCCAGAAGGCCTTCCGAAATTTCCGCGCCGTTCCTCCCGAGACGGGCATCGTGCATCAAGTCAACCTCGAGTACCTGGCCAAGGTGGTCTGGCGCTCCGCCCAGGACCAAGAGGTCTGGGCCTACCCCGACACCGTCATCGGAACCGACTCGCACACCACCATGATCAACGGGCTCGGGGTTCTGGGCTGGGGGGTAGGAGGCATCGAGGCCGAGGCGGCGATGCTGGGACAAGCCATGCCCATGCTCATACCGGAGGTGGTCGGCTTCAAGCTCAGCGGAAAGCTGAGGGAGGGAGCCACCGCCACCGACGCGGTCCTGACCGTGACGGAAATGCTCCGCCGCAAGGGCGTGGTGGGAAAGTTCGTCGAATTCTACGGCCCGGGGCTCTCCTCCCTGGCCTTGGCCGACCGCGCGACCTTGGCCAACATGGCCCCGGAGTACGGGGCCACGGTCGGATTTTTCCCGGTGGACGAACGCACCCTCGAGTACCTGATTCTCACCGCCAGGCCCGCGGAAGAGGTCGAACTCGTGGAGAAATACTGCCGGGCCCAGGGGCTCTTTCGCGATGACAAGCTCGAGCCGCTCTTCCATGACGGGCTAGAGCTGGACCTGGGCAAAGTCGAGGCCTGCTTGGCCGGGCCCAAGCGGCCCCAAGACCGCTTGACGCTGGGCGCGGTCAAATCCTCCTGGGAGAAAAACCTGCCCGCTTACCTCAAGGAGAAGGACAAGAAGGGGCGCCTCCCCGCACCAGCCGGAACCGAG is a genomic window containing:
- a CDS encoding isocitrate lyase/phosphoenolpyruvate mutase family protein is translated as MSALDFFPPLHKAFEARRQELLDSRRKALFAAHEDRLPGYLPDSPATTGSWRLALPGWAKDQRNQITGPADNAKILVAMRNSPDPGCMPDGEDSITTDWAHVRAAQENTIAAIKATLSYSDPATGKTARARPSSQVMYYRPRGLHLDEANALGGERASASLFDLASVFFATAEERRAAAKKPELQAKLCFYIPKVESFEEAAWYSDVLAAMEAEISVPEGTTKIMFLIESLPAAYQVEEILYAARRHVIGLNLGRWDYMASLLQFKLADPAWILPDRNTIPHDIPFFQNIRVRLVDACHRRGALAIGGMTALFPDRQNPEINRRAEERLRADKKNEAALGFDGAWTGHPDQHESAISQFPAPNQLSVTHPEAPRRPDLAPSPAGAGAVTASGTKDAIRTMIEYRFGVLSGLGARMIKGYDREGRLIGNFMEDLATDRIYRLMVAQRIRHGVKTVEGTAVTEGLVAEWFEGELAKILQELESPDPGTAEKYRRASHWSLTMIKETINPALPEGVKAWSYPVAEFLKMYAPLEQIHPADKLRSLLKEKFALRRTQPEKSFLHTAGAYDAMTASLLTDLGFEAIYASGWQLAVAHSMYPDIGIYPSHSMVELARELLRGIEGTRDRHFYDNGGEVLNVPPIFADIEAGFGGPTQTFTLARELIRAGVGGVHLEDQDPAERTCGHIIAHHGVKRSKVLVPTHKWIEKLIAVKAAAQAAGVNLVVIARTDAVDGAVPGGREGGVDHAVDRALEAASLGVDVIWPEFNDTDLEGPARFSEGVHKYFPEQILGFNLSPSLHWGKAKKEGKLLSNKQLGQLGYTLQFSTLLAFRTVGMALESSLKEFRRKGLEALADLQLAEVQSPDGEPRTRMHQKFAGTNRWLTLEKVSKGA